The sequence below is a genomic window from Corythoichthys intestinalis isolate RoL2023-P3 chromosome 17, ASM3026506v1, whole genome shotgun sequence.
GTCTTAGACTGCAGTGTACAATAATTGGAAAGCTGGCAAGAAACCTCTGGTCTTGACTACCAGACCAAGACCACGAACCAAACTCTCCCAGGAAACTTTAGAAGAAGCAGAGGATCAGGTTCTCATCAATTCTATCTAAAACCTAAAGTTTCAGGAAGTTTTGATTAGGGTGAATGTCTTAAACAGGGTCTCAAAACTaatcctcgagggccgctgtgggtcctgggttTTGTTCCAACATATCGAGCGCAGACAGTTAACCatggaggtttctgctaaaactagCAGCCCCTCACTGCAATTAACTGGTTATACTTGTATGACACCAGATCAGTGCAaaggtgtcgtcttgttttCTGGAATGAAATACTGTATCCACTGCAGCCCTATGTGAAATAGTTTGGAGATCACTGGTCTTAAAggtgctatatggagtttttgttAGATAGTCACTTTTTAACTCGTGACTGCCACTTCCGGCCTTTAGTGTAACTAcagtttttgcaaagggggccagatttggtgtggtaaaaatgtgggggccaaccttggctgacgacctttacatagaacaatatatttaagcaaattttagcaagccattctgtttgTCACATttgcatcattatttttttaaattattgtattggcccgaatataagacggccctgattataagacgaccccctctttttcaagactcaagtttgaaaaaaattgactttttgaacaccatattaatttttatacagaaaataaatacagtacatctgttttacgaaatttccaggttcgcggtgaatcagtaacaggcacacttttgctcaatagacaatgtttattgattaccaAATGCAGaacaaatgagatttattgcttacaatcccacaagagcaagcaacaagcatcaaaaacaagcataacaagggtaacgatgatgctagatttgagtttgtcaatcccagaatccccgcgctgcgttacagcacaaccaggtgtcccttagcaattaaaatcgcttaccgtgacaaatgagcgggagccaacgctctggtaaggcggcgaaggaacaaagccaggcgatccgtacgtgacccgctggcggacttctataatgtttagaccgcgaatataagacgaccccctctttttcagtgttatttcaatgcaaaaaacaccgtcttatattcgggccaatacggtaataatttcaacaatctcgcaactagccttgtggcgttctctttcgactctcgggctcttgcgaaatactgctgctgtgaaattaaactagcttcaagttgcttcaatgtcTTGCTGCGTATCTTCTCTGTAATTTTGTCGTAcaggtcagcgtgtcttgttcggtaatatcgcctcacattgaactctttaaaaacagcgactgtctctttgcaaatgagacagacacagttgttgcgtattttagtgaagaaatagtccaattcccacctatccttgaagcgtcggccatcgcagtcaactttttttgttgattgtcgccattttagaaaattgggagtaaagggtcacacgggttgcttagagtgctgctgccttttagcgggtaaatgaggagcagcatttagtgtgtaagctacttcatatgctggtggcagtactgctgaccaatttattaagtctgtgtgcgggccagatgttattgattttatgacagaggctgggggccagatgaaatttgaccacgggccgcatttggcccccgggccggactttggacatgtctgaactACAGTCTGTGTTAAGCCAATGACCGTTTGGCTCATTAAATCAGCACTAGAAATGTGAATACAGTTAGTAGCAAgtcttaagtgggttagaaaagtgttcATGCCAAACCGAGATGAGGCAGAGGCATGTTGAAACGGTGCCAAACACTCTCTattggaggggggaaaaaaaagactttttggcgGCAGTTTCAGTAAAAATATCAGAACTATGTGTACTCATCAGGGCATTGGTGGAGTATGCATGGAGTACAGGGGTGAAacttatggaggtagatttgtgtctttattattcaatcaaaaaaaaatcttttgaaaatatatatattttttgtttgaagcaacttattttttgattgaataataaagacacaaatgtcctagccaaaatgtggtccaaacgcaaaattacattacttcagtcaaaaaaagttgtttcaatccaaaaaaaaaaacttgacttaaatcaaaaaaaaaatttttttcaatcaaagaaaaatagttttctaatacatttttttgagtttcaaatttatttttgcattcaaacacattttttttttgattggagtgactttttcttcgattgaaaatatatattttgattgaagaaactttttctttgattgaagcaacattttttgattgaataataaagacacaaatctacctccatagaaaCTTAGGGGGTGCTGGGGATGCGACTGGGCCGGGTCCTTTAAGGGGCCCAGTTTGTGGGTGTAAAGCGGGCGTGGTTGGGtgaggggagggtcaaacagaaaaaTAAGATGATTCGTCGAGCTGTAATATATTGTTTAAGTGTTTAAATATCTCTGTCAGCCGCTTGGtaaccccacacacacacacacacacacacacacacacacacacgcgcgccaGACAATCGGTTTAAGGGGCCTGCCAAAGTGTGGAGCGCCGCCATGTAAAATTCCGTATGGTACCTTTAATATCTCATCATTGTAAACTGAACCAAAGGCTTTTACACCAGGAACCTGCAGAGCGTTTGTCCAAAATGGGACCCAAATTTGGCTAAATGTCATTAGTGTTGATCTACCAgaattcctaaaaaaaaaaaaaaaaaaaaaaaaaaaaaaaaaactgatagaaTGCTTTAAAAAATTCTGTAATAGGGTCTGGAGCATGAcacatttttttagattgtaATGCACCTTCTATAGTACACCACTTACTATATAAATGTGAAATGATAAGCAGCATTGCAAGCCAATGAAGGatgattttttcttttgcacTGTTAAGCCATTGAAGCTGTTTTATTACAAAGTCATTATTCATATGTATTGTGTGTATATTTGTTCGCGTTCTTAACTGTTATCCTTACACATTCTTTGTAAAACAAACACGTTCAAAATCACACTTTTTTACTCTGTTTGGCTATCACAAACACGCTTATCCtgaaaagataagcaggcaggcTTCTGAAGTTTTCCGAGATTTATGCTGCTCCCTGTTGATCACCTTGAGTATTACCTTTCCATCACATTGTCATTCTTGTTTTAGCCGCTAGAAAGCGCTAGAGGAAAGGTTATGCTTGCATTATATTTACATAGACACCCAAGTTATAATATTATACAACGTGTTAAGTTATTTTATATGCATTAGACACAGTAAGGAGCTGAAGTGAATGCTAATTACTGTATACTACAAGCAAGAATGTTAGCTGTATATGACATATCTCATGGCAGTGTCTTAACTATTTTGtattattatgaataaaaaattataatttgaattgttttcagtttttttttttttttttttatgttgtcgCTACTAAATCAAGGTCTTTTGTAAGAACAAAaactatacatacagtatatagaactGATTGAGCGGTGGTCGTTAATAGCTCCTGATTGGCTCCGCGTGGTCATGCGACATGTTGACGTCACCGAGGTGCGAATGGCAGCGCTTCACTGGGTGGAGATTTAAGACAAACAGTCGCAAGGCGCCACGCCTCGTCATCAACAACACGACGTTGCAACTTTTGTTTTACCAAAAAAACAAGGCTAACCAAAAATTGTGTACGACTCCACTATGGCTCCGCGTGGTGGACGTCTTTGTGCGCTCCTCGTCGTTCTTTGTTGTCTTCACACCTGTTGGTGTGACACAGGTGagtaattttttatttacctttctcGGGCGGAACGACATCGGCTCTTAAAGCGGTCCACTAAACATGGAGTGGATGTTAGTTTCTTTAAACGCAATGTAGTAGAGTATGTGGGGCATTTAATTGTCTGGAAAGTGGAGGGATTTTTGATTGGGCCGTCACATGACACAAGTGGCGTTTTTGAGGGTTGCCAGATCGGAGAAGCgagttcaatttaaaaaaaaaaagtaataaataaaaaacagtcAAATTACAGCCTCTCGTTCTTGATAAGATTGTTTCCCCTAAACAactatttatatttttgttttataactacaaagaaaatttaaaaaataagtcaaCAGTGGAGGACACATTGgtgtaatggcgtaccgcaagcaacacgtcacttccgttcattaatattaatgacactagctactgttgctaagtagggcagTAGGGACAAGCAACCGTTTGTCCcttataggaaatgaatggaagtcGTGTAcggaggagatgtttacagcgctaaacctaccaattctctccgaaaatgatgtgcctggtgccaaattgactggcaaagatgtgaaagaacataaaaatgttcagttaaagagatggctttagtgtcgaaggctgaaaaagacgaaaaaaacgagccgacctaagcatagctttagcttttttatcgacgcgactgacaatgacattctcctgtttcaacaagttgtcctttaccatcagccctgtctttcttatatatcctctggttgtcctacgtctcttaccgttcttggggttaatttagttagctttgtgtagtggTCGCAAATGCtaatcagtgacagccaacgaacacttttaattttttcattgataatacatcttaatcctataatttatttacacttcccccttaataaagttgttttttatataagcagaaacggtaacagtggcagtcagatactattgtaattcttttcaggtcattcattgtcagaaagaagcagtacggcacaacgttacactaaaaaaataagttaaaaatataaaaatggcttacctctttgtcctctgaaagaccatgccaagccaacataatgtttactgcatatgaaatgtgaatggattcgccgagctggtgttaaagtccgcgcaagttgattcggtcttcacattttttcctcccgagtttttggtttccggaaatgtatgaagaaaacatccttcatgtgtcgtaatgtctagagtcgtttctacaagttccaaaaaagcaatgcgtgattggcatgttcgtttttaaaagattaccggagaaaagtagcactaattacgttgggtctatgcgagggcgggtctataatgtcccacttcggctttacttccgctttacgatgtgacgtcacggtctaaaaatagcctgcgtgcggtacaccAATGTTGCTGTTTAGCTGATAAGCATAATGGGAGTGCtattattttcttttgaaatattaattaaacatgtattcatttttaaacataaaaatatacatgtttttcaattgaaattacGCTCGACTGTTGATAATTTTCCAGAGCCGATTCAGAAGTGTATTCTGGGCAAAATATTTCTGTTGAGGCACGTGTCAAAATCGGAAGCAAATCCAgtcattagaaaatgatttaaaatacACCGGAATAAGAACTAAAAATTAAAGTACATCGAATGCATTTTTATGTAATGTCATATTTTAGTTGAATTTTACTATGTACCTACAAATCAGAAATCACATGCAGTTGTGAAGTACCAAATGCCAGTACAGTAGTCCCGGTACTTTTAAATTAAAGTGAAGTAGCAAAGATTGTGTTGTAGGCAAAAATTTAGCTGAGCTTCAACATTTACACAAATTAAACTGGTAAAACTAATCAAATTATTCTTTCAGAAACTGTTGAATTTTGTCAAAAGTACCCCAAATTTTATCCGAGCATTTCTTTCCCACCCGGAGCCTTTAAAAATATTAGCTCATTGATTTGGCTTGACTCGGCCTAATCTGGCAACAATGGCTGCTTGCTGTAACTTCAGGTTAATCTTCATTGAAGGGAAGTGCAATCTGACCACAGAGTGATCCtaaacaaatgtaaacaaaacatatgtatacagtatatgtaaataTAGCGCTATTCTTTTCAGTTAGTCATGTCATTTCAGGTCATGGATGCATTGTGTTGGTGCATAAGGTTTATAGCAGTTCTCAGAAACCGTACTCAATAATCTATCTAGAGCAGGGATGTCAAACGGGGGTCTAATACAGCCAGTGTTGTTGTTCTACCTTCTGCCTGACCGGCACATTGTAGCTCATTAATACTGTACATACTTTTCTTTTTGACATTGATGCCGTAAAACTGGACATTTTTGCAGTACTGCACTTGCTCACTTTTTTGTCTGCAGTcgcattcgttcattcaccccttcccagtcaaaatagattggatgtctagcgccatcaattggAGCCAATGATTTAACAAAGACTTGACCTAACAATTCCTCAaaaccaacaagaagtgacccgaaatcaaccgGAAGTAACTTCAGCCCCTTTCAGACGTATGCTTAACTCCAGttaaatcccggaatttaaactgggagtctgaaagcaatttcccaggtcgactgaaaagcagcttgggctctagcagaaggccggtctgcctaccaggggcgtgaaagcagcttgggctctagcagaaggccggtcTAACGTATTaccaggccgcgggcgcagcacatttgttcccggaaataattagcccccacacgagcgaagataactggaaaacagacgtctttggagatatttttacggcgaaaaggatatttttacggcgaaaagggcacctgacgggcctacaacctcgaagacccacaaactgcgaaggagttgattcgtgacccgtttgtgaataaacagagagatcgcaagtgacggcgaccttattaaacgtacattcgagacaacaactctaccgaggttctggattaaagtcattctggaatatccttacatcgcgacaagagcattgaaaaccctgctacaatttccaacatcgtatctttgtgaagcgggtttcttaattaatgtttaacgacaaggcgaagtcgttaatggtgagcgcggtgtgcagctgttgtgtgcagtttacatggcaggatgaatctgaggagaacttttctacaactccttccatgatcaaacgtaagttaatattcctttctctcaagaaagtttgtagtgtttactttggaatcgctgcatttgcgcattttgcggctatgtttaacgttacgcgcatgcgcagaaccgcatcgttgcaatttttgatgggtttcaAAATTTGTTAGAAcaccggtctgtgaaaaaaaagacccaaataacactggtccgtggtgcaaaaaaggttggggacccctgccttaaaAAACAACTGGAAATTGTCCAAAATGTGAAGGAAGCGACCCTGAGGGGccccaatataaacaggaagtgaccaatgaacaggattagccgagaaatgcactaaaacaacaggaaattgtccaaaatgtacaggaagtgacccgtaagtaccccaaaattacAAGGAACTGGAACCTGAGATACTAaaaaaatcaccaggaagtaacccccagaaatgccctaaaaacaaTATGAAAttgtccaaaatgtacaggaagtgacccttaggTATGTCAAAATTACAAGGAAGTGTCCCATAATGGACtctttggcttccattgacaacgatagacatcaattcacttaaactgggaggactagctgtgaatgctcatatttcagtTGTAATGACGaccctagacgtccaatccatttggactgggaaggTAGAATGAAGTCATCTTCATTCAACCCTCATAGTCCATACTGATCAAAAGCAGCCAGTAGTTGGCGAAAAAtaaaccgttctggcccacatgAGATCTAACTGTCATCATGTGGCCCACGAACCAAAATTAGTTTGACactcctgagaaaaaaaatattttatttggtGTTACACCATTTTATTTGCTTCTCCTACCCCAGAGTCTTCCTACCCTGTAGAAAACGGCCGAGGCTTCACCGGCACGGAGACCCCCGATGGCATTTTGGTGGGTCCGCAGGCCGAATGGGTTCTGAGCAGCGGCCTCACCACAGTTTTCCTGCCGATCGTCTACATCATCGTTTTCGTGGTTGGCCTGCCTGCGAATGCTATGGCCGTTTGGGTGTTCCTGTTCCGCACCAAGAAGAAGCATCCGTCGTCCATCTACATGGCCAACCTGGCGCTGGCAGACCTGTTTTTTGTCATCTGGACACCACTGAAGATCGCTTACCACATCAACAACAACGACTGGATATACGGCGAGGGGCTGTGCAAGGTCATGGTGGGCTTCTTCTACGGGAACATGTACTGCTCCATGGCCTTCATCGCCTGCATCAGCGTGCAGCGTTACATGGCCGTGGTGTACCCGCTAGCGCAGCGTCAGCGCGAGAACACCGTCACCTATGTGATTTCGGCGGCCATCTGGGCGGTGGTGTGGTTGCTTACCATCCCGCTCTATTTGTACGACCAGCAGGTGCGGGTGGCAAAACTGGGCATCCTCACCTGTCACGACGTCACCCGACCCAGCCAGAGGAAGATGCCTGCGGGCTATTTCCTCACCATGGGCACGGCAGGTTTCCTAGTTCCCGCTGCCGTCTGCGCCGTCTCCTATGTGCTAATGCTACGGGCGCTACGCACCAGCATGACTACGGATGACGCTGTGGCCAAGAAGCGGCGCAAGGCGGTGTTGCTAATCATCACCGTGCTGGTGATGTTCATGTTGTGCTTCGCGCCCAGCAACATAATGCTCCTGGTGCACTACGTGCTGCTCCTGAACGAGGTCCGCAACAACCTCTACGGGTTCTACATCACCGCACTGTGTCTGGCTAGCCTCAACAGCTGCATCGACCCCTTCGTCTACTACTACATCTCTGATGAATTCCGCGAGCATATCAAGAACACCTTCCTGTGCCGAAGCCAGCGCACTGTGGAGAGGATGCGTGTGTCTTTCAGTGCGATGAAGTTCTCCAAAAAGAGCAATACATACACGACGACGGACTCCAGCGGGAACACCAGGAGCTCACAGTGCTAGCCGGCTTGTCAGACCTTCTCCAGATCACAGACTACTTTAGTTATTACAGTTTTAAATAGTTCTAAAGTTAAGTGTGAAAACTTTGGTCCTACCTTTGTGGAGTTCTCATCTTCTCAGGGTAATATGGCTTCCGTTCAAACCCCAAAAACATTCCAGAAAGACTAGTTCAGTCAGTTTCGGCCTatattttgtacaattttcgagTGACAAccatgactttacatagttggtgaataCATGACCTGCGTGAGTGAACAATGTAAAGTCACGATTGGCAATCAGAACGATAACAGACCATTAACACATATTTCGGCTATCTTCTAGATATTCCAGATCCCTCACACAATCCAACTTTACACATAAGCTTCATTAAAGACCAAATTATCTATAGACGTGAATGTGACTGTAAATGACTTTTTGTGTATACAtggcctgtgattggctggcgaccagtcaggcttattttcagctatgaTAAATAAGTGACATATCAAATTGAAGAATTTTTGTAAGTGTGCTTTTTTCGCTTGTTACTTACTTGTAGTATTTTGTGTTCTGTTTTTCATCTTTAGTATATTAGTTTGTTGCATTTCTATGCTTTGCTGAGCCTTAAGGATCCTTCAGTGCCTCTGAACTGTATTTGTGTGTAAATACTAGTCTGGGAGCCTCCATAATCAACCGGGTCTCGAAAACAATGAAGCCGCAAGATACATGTTCTATCACCCCccctcccatttttttttaatgactgcatATGTATTTGCGAAGGTTTgctttcaatatttttcatttaaattttgcACTCTTGGAAAtttaataaatctttttttcttaatgtagtTTTGGGAATATATTTTtacaatttctttttttcttcatacagAACTTTCATTATACTGTACTTTACCTAATTCTTTATAAATGAATTGACCTCCAATAATTCAACTctcatttacagtgtatcacaaaagtgagaacacacctcgcatttctggagatatttatatcttttcatgggacaacactgacaaaatgacactttgacacaatgaaatgtagtctgtgtgcagcttatataatagagctaatttattttcccctcaaaataactcaaaatatagccactaATATCTAAACGCcccgcaacaaaagtgagtacaccccatagaaactacgcaaatccctaaatgtccaaattgagtactgcttgtcaattTCCCTCTAAAatttcatgtgactcgttacaggagtgctgtcagcattgctccagagattgaagaggtggggggtaagcctgttagtgctcaaaccatacgccacactctacatcaaattggtgtgcatggcggtCACC
It includes:
- the LOC130905316 gene encoding proteinase-activated receptor 2-like; the encoded protein is MAPRGGRLCALLVVLCCLHTCWCDTESSYPVENGRGFTGTETPDGILVGPQAEWVLSSGLTTVFLPIVYIIVFVVGLPANAMAVWVFLFRTKKKHPSSIYMANLALADLFFVIWTPLKIAYHINNNDWIYGEGLCKVMVGFFYGNMYCSMAFIACISVQRYMAVVYPLAQRQRENTVTYVISAAIWAVVWLLTIPLYLYDQQVRVAKLGILTCHDVTRPSQRKMPAGYFLTMGTAGFLVPAAVCAVSYVLMLRALRTSMTTDDAVAKKRRKAVLLIITVLVMFMLCFAPSNIMLLVHYVLLLNEVRNNLYGFYITALCLASLNSCIDPFVYYYISDEFREHIKNTFLCRSQRTVERMRVSFSAMKFSKKSNTYTTTDSSGNTRSSQC